In Tenrec ecaudatus isolate mTenEca1 chromosome 4, mTenEca1.hap1, whole genome shotgun sequence, a single window of DNA contains:
- the CHRM1 gene encoding muscarinic acetylcholine receptor M1, with translation MNTSAPPAVSPNITILAPGKGPWQMAFIGITTGLLSLATVTGNLLVLISFKVNTELKTVNNYFLLSLACADLIIGTFSMNLYTTYLLMGHWALGTLACDLWLALDYVASNASVMNLLLISFDRYFSVTRPLSYRAKRTPRRAALMIGLAWLVSFILWAPAILFWQYLVGERTVTAGKCYIQFLSQPIITFGTAMAAFYLPVTVMCTLYWRIYRETENRARELAALQGSETPGKGGGSSSSSERSQPGAEGSPESPPGRCCRCCRPPRLLQAYSWKEEEEEDEGSMESLTSSEGEETGSEVVIKMPMVDPEAQAPAKPPPPPRISPNTVKRPTRKGRERGGKSQKPRGREQLAKRKTFSLVKEKKAARTLSAILLAFILTWTPYNIMVLVSTFCKDCVPETLWELGYWLCYVNSTINPMCYALCNKAFRDTFRLLLLCRWDKRRWRKIPKRPGSVHRTPSRQC, from the coding sequence ATGAATACCTCCGCCCCGCCCGCCGTCAGCCCCAACATCACCATCCTGGCCCCGGGAAAGGGTCCCTGGCAAATGGCCTTCATTGGCATCACCACGGGCCTCTTGTCCCTGGCCACTGTGACGGGCAACTTGTTGGTGCTGATCTCCTTCAAGGTCAACACCGAGCTCAAGACGGTCAACAACTACTTCCTGCTGAGCCTGGCCTGCGCTGACCTCATCATCGGCACCTTCTCCATGAACCTCTACACCACCTACCTGCTCATGGGTCACTGGGCGCTGGGCACGCTGGCCTGCGACCTCTGGCTCGCCCTGGACTACGTGGCCAGCAACGCCTCCGTCATGAACCTGCTGCTCATCAGCTTCGACCGCTACTTCTCTGTCACACGGCCGCTGAGCTACCGAGCCAAGCGCACGCCCCGCCGCGCCGCCCTCATGATTGGCCTGGCCTGGCTGGTCTCCTTCATCCTCTGGGCCCCGGCCATCCTCTTCTGGCAGTACCTGGTGGGGGAGCGGACGGTCACGGCCGGGAAGTGCTACATCCAGTTCCTCTCCCAGCCCATCATTACCTTTGGCACGGCCATGGCCGCCTTCTACCTCCCAGTCACGGTCATGTGCACGCTCTACTGGCGCATCTACCGCGAGACGGAGAACCGGGCTCGCGAGCTGGCAGCCCTGCAGGGCTCCGAGACGCCGGGCAAGgggggcggcagcagcagcagctccgagCGGTCCCAGCCGGGAGCGGAGGGCTCTCCGGAGAGCCCCCCGGgccgctgctgccgctgctgccgCCCCCCTCGGCTCCTGCAGGCCTACAgctggaaggaggaagaggaggaggacgaaGGCTCCATGGAGTCCCTCACGTCCTCGGAGGGTGAGGAGACCGGCTCGGAGGTGGTGATCAAGATGCCCATGGTGGACCCCGAGGCCCAGGCGCCCGccaagccgccgccgccgccgcggatcTCCCCGAATACAGTCAAGAGGCCCACGCGGAAGGGGCGCGAGCGAGGCGGCAAGAGCCAGAAGCCCCGAGGGAGGGAGCAGCTGGCCAAGCGAAAGACCTTCTCTCTGGTCAAGGAGAAGAAGGCGGCTCGGACCCTAAGCGCCATCCTGCTGGCCTTCATCCTCACCTGGACACCGTACAACATCATGGTGCTGGTGTCGACCTTCTGCAAGGACTGTGTCCCCGAGACCCTGTGGGAGCTGGGCTACTGGCTGTGCTACGTCAATAGCACCATCAACCCCATGTGCTACGCGCTCTGCAACAAAGCCTTCAGGGACACCTTCCGCCTCCTGCTGCTCTGCCGCTGGGACAAGCGGCGCTGGCGCAAGATACCCAAGCGCCCTGGCTCCGTGCACCGCACGCCGTCCCGCCAGTGTTGA